TCTGTGACCTTCTCCGCGCTCTCCAGCGCACTCGATGGCCTGTCGCTGCGCCAGCGCGCCATCGCCGACAACATCGCCAACGTGAACACCCCCGACTATCACGCCAAGCGCGTGCAGTTCGAGCAGGCCCTGGCCGATGCCGTCAAGGCGGGGCGGGGTTCGGCATCCGCCACCGTCGGCGAATCGCTCGAGCCGACGCGCCTGAACGGCAACAACGTCAACCTCGACACCGAGACGCTCTCCAGCATCGACACCATGCTGCGATACCAGTTCGCGACGCAGGCGATCAACGGCTCGTTCTCGTCGGTGCGCACGGCGCTGA
Above is a window of Microbacterium suwonense DNA encoding:
- a CDS encoding flagellar basal body rod protein FlgB, producing the protein MFDSVTFSALSSALDGLSLRQRAIADNIANVNTPDYHAKRVQFEQALADAVKAGRGSASATVGESLEPTRLNGNNVNLDTETLSSIDTMLRYQFATQAINGSFSSVRTALRTTS